The following coding sequences are from one Paenibacillus sp. FSL R5-0912 window:
- the hutH gene encoding histidine ammonia-lyase — MLQIDNQTVMIHGNTLTIEEVIKVARYHRMVDLGVESCRKVDRSRKYVEKLLLEKKVVYGLTTGFGKFSDTCISPEDTKQLQLNLIRSHCCGIGEPFPEEIVRAILLLRINALSLGYSGIRLEVIRLMVEMLNRGVIPVIPEKGSLGASGDLAPLSHMVLVLIGEGEAYYQSIRMPGAQALAKAGLAPIVLAAKEGLALINGTQVMTAVGTLACWDALNLANWADCTAALSCEALRAVRDAFDPATHAVRPHKGQRQVADNIRNLTDGSKLMTGQGEVRVQDAYSLRCAPQVHGASRDALAYIAEKLEIEINSATDNPLIFADEDKVISGGNFHGQPVALPMDHLSISAAELADIAERRIERLVNPQLNEGLPPFLTKNGGLQSGFMIAQYAAASVVSENKSLAHPASVDSIPSSGNQEDHVSMGTIGARKAKQIVDNAYAVLAIELLCGAQAIDFRGPELLGAGTKWLYDRCREQVPFVDGDRVLSGDFATIAEWMKEADVLEELFALVPFHS; from the coding sequence ATGCTCCAAATAGACAATCAAACCGTCATGATCCACGGCAATACATTAACTATTGAGGAAGTTATTAAGGTGGCCCGGTATCATCGGATGGTGGACCTGGGCGTGGAGAGCTGCCGCAAGGTGGACCGTAGCCGCAAATATGTAGAGAAGCTCCTGTTGGAGAAAAAAGTAGTGTACGGCCTCACGACCGGCTTCGGCAAATTCAGTGATACGTGCATCTCGCCGGAGGACACGAAGCAGCTGCAGCTTAATCTGATCCGCAGCCACTGCTGCGGAATTGGCGAGCCGTTCCCGGAGGAGATCGTGCGCGCAATCTTGCTGCTGCGGATAAACGCCTTATCCCTTGGTTATTCCGGCATCCGTCTGGAGGTGATCCGGCTGATGGTGGAGATGCTTAACCGGGGCGTCATTCCGGTGATTCCTGAAAAAGGCTCCCTGGGCGCAAGCGGTGACCTTGCCCCTTTGTCGCATATGGTACTGGTTCTGATCGGCGAAGGCGAAGCTTATTATCAGAGTATACGGATGCCCGGTGCTCAGGCGCTGGCCAAAGCGGGGCTTGCGCCAATTGTTCTTGCAGCCAAGGAAGGGCTGGCCCTGATCAACGGAACACAGGTGATGACCGCTGTCGGCACGCTGGCCTGCTGGGATGCGCTGAATCTGGCCAACTGGGCGGACTGCACAGCCGCACTCAGCTGTGAGGCGCTGCGGGCGGTCCGTGATGCGTTCGACCCGGCGACACATGCAGTTCGTCCGCATAAGGGCCAGCGGCAGGTAGCCGACAACATCCGCAATCTGACGGACGGCAGCAAGCTGATGACCGGCCAGGGAGAAGTGCGGGTGCAGGACGCCTATTCGCTGCGCTGCGCGCCGCAGGTTCACGGCGCAAGCCGTGATGCGCTGGCTTACATCGCAGAGAAGCTGGAGATTGAGATCAACTCGGCCACAGACAATCCGCTGATCTTCGCGGATGAAGACAAGGTGATCTCAGGCGGGAATTTCCACGGGCAGCCGGTTGCGCTGCCGATGGATCATCTGTCCATCAGCGCGGCGGAGCTGGCGGATATTGCCGAGCGGCGGATCGAGCGGCTGGTCAATCCGCAGCTGAACGAGGGACTGCCCCCGTTCCTGACGAAGAACGGAGGGCTGCAGTCCGGGTTCATGATCGCCCAGTATGCGGCGGCGTCTGTGGTGTCCGAGAATAAATCACTGGCTCATCCGGCCAGTGTGGATTCGATCCCCTCCTCCGGCAATCAGGAGGATCATGTAAGCATGGGCACGATCGGCGCCCGGAAGGCGAAGCAGATCGTCGATAATGCCTATGCGGTGCTGGCGATCGAGCTGCTCTGCGGGGCGCAGGCCATTGACTTCCGGGGGCCGGAGCTGCTCGGGGCGGGCACGAAATGGCTGTATGACCGCTGCCGCGAGCAGGTCCCGTTCGTGGATGGTGACCGGGTGCTGTCCGGTGATTTCGCCACCATCGCCGAGTGGATGAAGGAAGCTGATGTACTGGAGGAGCTGTTCGCACTGGTTCCGTTTCATTCCTGA